Genomic window (Cyanobium sp. Tous-M-B4):
GGCATCTACCGCCAAGGTTGTGGCCAAGGCAGCGCTTGTTATGCGTCCCACCTCGCCCAAACCCCAGAGCCAGCGGCAGGCTTGAACAAGCAGCGCCGCGCAGAGCACAACCAAAACCAGGCTTTGGGGGGCGAGCACTTGCTGGGCGGCAGCTTGCAGGAGCAGGGGTGCCTCGGTGCTGCCCGCATTGAGGATCAGGGGCCAGGAGGGCATCAGCCCGGTTCCGGCTATGGCCGCATCAGTGGCTGCCGTACCAAGCAGGGACCCTAAGTAAAACCCGCAGGCAACTTTCCAGCGGCTCTGCAGTCCAGTCAGAGCTAGTGGCAGGGCAAAGGCCTCAATGGGAAGGTGCCACACCGGATGGAGCCGGCACCAGCCCCAAAACAGGCTGCCTGCCAACCAGCTGCCGCAGAAACCAACTAGCAACTCCCCGGCTCGACTGGCTCGGGGGTTGGGGTGCCGACTCAAGGCCAGCGCCAGGCCAAGGAGGGGCACAGTGAACAGAGCCGCACTGAAAGGTGCAAGCCGCACCCATGGGGCCTGGAGGAAGACTGGCAGGGTGACCAAAACCCCGCTGATCAGGCTCAGCCCAGGGTTGCGGCACGCCTGCAGCAACGCACGCAGCGAAGGAACGGCCGGAAGGCCTGCCGGGGCTATTGCGCTGGGAGGGGCCCCGACCACCAAAATTGTGAAGAAAGATGCGCAACCTTAAGGGTTCAAGCGGGGAGGCGCGCCATAAGGTCGCTGCAGCTCGTGTTGCCCGCGATGTTGTCCGCTGCCATGCCGAACCTGCCTATTGCGGTGATCGGCTTCTGGGAAGCCTGCTTTCGATCCCTGGTGTTGGGGATTTTGCAGGGGCTAACGGAGTTCTTGCCGATCAGCAGCACCGCCCACCTCAAGGTGGTGCCGGTGTTGCTCGGCTGGGGCGATCCAGGGGTAGCGGTCACGGCGGTGATACAGCTGGGCAGCATCGCGGCGGTGTTGGCTTATTTCCGCTCAGACCTGGCTGAAGTGATCAGGGGCGTGGGCCGGGCCTGCCGTCACGGTCAGTGGGGCGACCCCTCCGCTCGCATGGGTGTCGCCATTGCCTTAGGCACTCTGCCGATTGTTTTTGCCGGTTTGGCTTTGAAACTTTGGGTGCCCGATTACGACAACTCGCCGCTGCGCAGCATGGCCTCGATTGCGGTCGTGTCGATTGTGATGGCCCTGTTGCTGGCTCTGGCTGAGCTGGTGGGTAGTCGTCGCCGCGAGCTGGTTGATGTCCAGCCCCGTGATGGTTTCTGGGTCGGTCTGGCTCAGGCCCTGGCTCTGGTGCCAGGCGTTTCCCGTTCGGGGAGCACCCTCACTGCCGCTTTGTTTGACAGCTGGCAGCGCCCGGCCGCCGCCCGCTTCTCCTTTTTGTTGGGCATTCCGGCAATCACCCTGGCTGGGCTGGTGTCCCTCAAGGAGGCATTCAGTGCTCCAGCTGGTGGTGGCGCCGTGCCTTTGCTTGTGGGAATCGTTGCCGCTGCGGTGGTGTCCTGGTTGGCGATCGCCTGGTTGCTGCGCTTTCTGCAAACGAACAGCACCTGGGTGTTCGTCGCCTATCGCCTGGTCTTCGGGGTAGGCATATTGATTTGGCTTGCCGCCAGGATGGCAGTCTGAATCAATAGCAGCCCCTGACGCCGTGTGGAATGAGCCCTCTGCGGGGATTGCCCTGGCTGCCCTCGATGACGGCTCCCCAGGGACGGTGCGCTTACCGGCCCCTGCCGTAGTCGCCTCGGTGGAGCCTGGTTCGATCGCTGAGGAGTTGGGCTTTCAGCCGGGCGACCGCCTGCTCAGCATCAATGGCAAGCGTCCACGGGATCTGATCGATGTTCAGATGTTGGTGGGAGAGGAAGAGCTCACCTTGGAAGTTGAAGATCCTGACGGATCCCTGCATACGGTTGAGTTGGAGAAGGATCTTGACGAGGGCCTGGGCCTGGGATTCACCGAAGCTTTGTTCGATGGCCTCAAGCAGTGCAACAACGCCTGTCCGTTCTGCTTCATCGACCAGCAGCCACCGGGTCGCCGCAGCAGTCTCTACCTCAAAGATGATGATTACCGGCTCAGTTTTCTTTATGGCTCCTACCTAACACTCACCAACCTCACCGCTGCTGATTGGCAGCGGATCGAGGAACAGCGGCTTTCGCCCTTGTTCGTTTCCGTCCATGCCACCGAGCCTGAGCTGCGCAGCCGTTTGCTAGTCAATCCTCGGGCCGCTCTGCTGCTGGATCAGCTTGGCTGGTTCGCCCAGCGGGATTTGCAGATCCACGCCCAGGTGGTGGTGTGCCCTGGTATCAACGATGGCCCGGCCTTACTGCGCACCTTGCAGGATTTGGCCCAATTTGGCGGTGGCGATTGGCCCGCGGTGCTCTCCGTGGCAGTGGTGCCCGTGGGGCTTACCCGTTTTCGTCCCGACGGGGATGACCTCATACCAGTAGATCGCCAGTCAGCCCGCCAGGTAATCGCCTTGGTGGAGCCCTTGCAGCAGGGCTTTCAGCGAGATCTGGGCAGTCGTTTCGTTTGGTTGTCCGATGAGTGGTATCTCATGGCGGGGCTGCCGCTTCCCCCTCGGGCAGATTACGAAGATCTTCCCCAGCAGGAAAACGGCGTGGGCAGCATTCGCGCCTTTATCGAGGCGCTTGAGCTCGCTACTCGGAAGCTGCCCAAGGCCCTGGCCAGGCCGCGGCGGCTGAGCTGGGTGGTGGGCCAGCTGGTGGCCGAAGCCCTCGAGCCCGTGGTGGCCAGGCTAAATGCGGTTGCAGGGCTTGAGTTGATTTTGCATGGCTTGCCAAGCCCTTACTGGGGGCAGGAGCAGGTAGTTACGGGCCTGTTAACCGGTTCTGATCTGCTTACCGGCTTGGCTGGCTTGGATTTGGGCGAGGCCTTGCTGCTGCCAGCGGTGATGCTGCGCCAGGGCGAACCGGTATTCCTCGACGACCTCAGCCTGGCTCAGGTCGAGGCCCAGCTGCCGGTGCCTGTGCAGCTGCTGCAGGGTGCAGACGACCTTGTGGCCTCATGTTTAGCCAAGTTTCCTTTATCTCCTTAAGATGTGTGGGATTAGGCTGTTTTTGGCGTGCTCAATTTCACTTCCCGCTTAGCTCTGCTTTGCCTGCTAGGGAGTCCTTTGCTGTCCATTGCAGCCAAAGCTCAGGAGAAGCCGGCGCCTGCAGCTTCCCAGGCGGATTTGACTTTGCCCATGCCTCCACCGCTGGCGCCTGAAGCGCTTCGCGGCGACTCGACTACCAAGCTGCGGGGTTATCGGCCACGCCTAAACCCAACCCTCGTGACTCCAGCAGCCACCAAGCTGGCTCCAGGGCTTGAGAACTTGCCTGCACCAGCTTCCTTGGCCCTGCCGGTAAAGCCCGAGCAGGTGCGCATTACAGAGTTTCGTCCGCTGGGCTTGGTTGAAGTAGAAAACCTTGCCGAGGTTAATAATCCTGATCTAAAGGCAATCGCTAGTCAGGTGGATCAGGCTCAGAGCAATCTTCGAGCCCAGATTGCCCAGTGGTATCCCAATCTCAACCTGGAGGCAAATTCACTGCCATCCTTCACTACTGGACAGGCAAGGTCTGTTGCTAACAATGGCTTAACTACTAACGCCGCCACTGACCGCTGGGACTTTGGTGCTGCGATCACGGCCCAGTGGTCCTTGATTAATCCCCAGCGGGTGCCAACGATCGCAGCGGCACGCGATCAATTTGAGAAGGCCAAGTTCCAATACGTTATTGCTCTACGGGATCTGCGCTTACAGGCAGCATCTTCATATTTTGATCTCCAGCAGTCGGACGACCAAGTCCGTATTGGTCAGGAGTCAGTGCGGGCTTCTATAGTTAGCCTAAGAGATTCCAAGGCTCGATTTCAGGCTGGTGTGGCGACAAAGCTTGAGGTGCTTGAAGCTGAAACCCAGCTTTCCCGTGATCAGCAGCTCTTGACCAATTCGCTGGCTGCCCAAGCAATCGCTCGCCGCACGTTGGCAGCGCTTTTGGATCTACCTCAAAACGTAACCCCAACAGCTAAGGATCCGGCAAGAGTGTTTGGGATTTGGCAGCCCTCCCTGCAGGAGAGCATCATTGCTGCTTACACCTTCCGCGAGGAATTAGACCAGGCATTGCTAGATATTTCTATAGCTAATAGTCAGGCAAACGCAGCCTTGGGCGCAGTGCAG
Coding sequences:
- a CDS encoding DUF3120 domain-containing protein; protein product: MLQACRNPGLSLISGVLVTLPVFLQAPWVRLAPFSAALFTVPLLGLALALSRHPNPRASRAGELLVGFCGSWLAGSLFWGWCRLHPVWHLPIEAFALPLALTGLQSRWKVACGFYLGSLLGTAATDAAIAGTGLMPSWPLILNAGSTEAPLLLQAAAQQVLAPQSLVLVVLCAALLVQACRWLWGLGEVGRITSAALATTLAVDALFLLASLGAPSLSGLI
- a CDS encoding undecaprenyl-diphosphate phosphatase, which encodes MPNLPIAVIGFWEACFRSLVLGILQGLTEFLPISSTAHLKVVPVLLGWGDPGVAVTAVIQLGSIAAVLAYFRSDLAEVIRGVGRACRHGQWGDPSARMGVAIALGTLPIVFAGLALKLWVPDYDNSPLRSMASIAVVSIVMALLLALAELVGSRRRELVDVQPRDGFWVGLAQALALVPGVSRSGSTLTAALFDSWQRPAAARFSFLLGIPAITLAGLVSLKEAFSAPAGGGAVPLLVGIVAAAVVSWLAIAWLLRFLQTNSTWVFVAYRLVFGVGILIWLAARMAV
- a CDS encoding TIGR03279 family radical SAM protein, translating into MWNEPSAGIALAALDDGSPGTVRLPAPAVVASVEPGSIAEELGFQPGDRLLSINGKRPRDLIDVQMLVGEEELTLEVEDPDGSLHTVELEKDLDEGLGLGFTEALFDGLKQCNNACPFCFIDQQPPGRRSSLYLKDDDYRLSFLYGSYLTLTNLTAADWQRIEEQRLSPLFVSVHATEPELRSRLLVNPRAALLLDQLGWFAQRDLQIHAQVVVCPGINDGPALLRTLQDLAQFGGGDWPAVLSVAVVPVGLTRFRPDGDDLIPVDRQSARQVIALVEPLQQGFQRDLGSRFVWLSDEWYLMAGLPLPPRADYEDLPQQENGVGSIRAFIEALELATRKLPKALARPRRLSWVVGQLVAEALEPVVARLNAVAGLELILHGLPSPYWGQEQVVTGLLTGSDLLTGLAGLDLGEALLLPAVMLRQGEPVFLDDLSLAQVEAQLPVPVQLLQGADDLVASCLAKFPLSP
- a CDS encoding TolC family protein, whose amino-acid sequence is MPPPLAPEALRGDSTTKLRGYRPRLNPTLVTPAATKLAPGLENLPAPASLALPVKPEQVRITEFRPLGLVEVENLAEVNNPDLKAIASQVDQAQSNLRAQIAQWYPNLNLEANSLPSFTTGQARSVANNGLTTNAATDRWDFGAAITAQWSLINPQRVPTIAAARDQFEKAKFQYVIALRDLRLQAASSYFDLQQSDDQVRIGQESVRASIVSLRDSKARFQAGVATKLEVLEAETQLSRDQQLLTNSLAAQAIARRTLAALLDLPQNVTPTAKDPARVFGIWQPSLQESIIAAYTFREELDQALLDISIANSQANAALGAVQPFLNIFAGFSGSIFNGNDPIIVAEPGAEGSNYDTTLGVNLSWRLFDGGAAAAQSRQNKQLAQENTFRFAQRRDGIRQEVETSFYELEKNNRNIVTTSREVISARESLRLARLRFQAGVTTQREVVDNQRDLTQAEVRFSNSITDYNKRLAELRRRTGLDQVAGCTPQSLPAIKPAGASDVPVEPTPLIPACQAAAQGAV